The Streptomyces spororaveus genome includes a region encoding these proteins:
- a CDS encoding tRNA adenosine deaminase-associated protein: MYFAALLARTEDGWEASDMELDDVESLSDLIDLARSAAVDDDTVVALIEQEDAWFGVVRVDGEEDPRYFVSNASAAARSSYGSMLTKELLGSDEEDDELDDLDLDGTEDGEEDAVAAFTDEDADEDEVGGTGAEPVPAGPLGDPGLLDDLGVTNKQLMTLDGDALSEIADSLGATEVLEAVR; this comes from the coding sequence GTGTATTTCGCCGCACTGCTCGCGCGCACCGAAGACGGGTGGGAAGCGAGCGACATGGAACTCGACGACGTCGAGTCCCTCAGTGATCTGATCGATCTCGCCCGGTCCGCCGCTGTCGACGACGACACGGTGGTCGCCCTCATCGAGCAGGAGGACGCCTGGTTCGGCGTCGTCCGCGTGGACGGCGAGGAGGACCCGCGGTACTTCGTATCGAACGCCTCCGCGGCCGCCCGCAGCTCCTACGGCTCGATGCTGACCAAAGAGCTGCTGGGCAGCGACGAGGAGGACGACGAACTCGACGACCTGGACCTGGACGGCACCGAGGACGGCGAGGAGGATGCCGTCGCCGCGTTCACGGACGAGGACGCCGACGAGGACGAGGTGGGCGGGACCGGTGCGGAACCGGTACCGGCCGGTCCGCTCGGCGACCCCGGGCTGCTGGACGATCTCGGGGTGACCAACAAACAACTGATGACCCTCGACGGGGACGCCCTCTCGGAGATCGCCGACTCCCTCGGCGCCACCGAGGTCCTGGAGGCCGTCCGCTAG
- a CDS encoding universal stress protein yields MSNTPVIAAVDGSEHSLRALEWARAEAVRHDCGLLVAHVLPDHAQLYAGRRASLHDASEPEDIPDPVREWVRALLGGGPGSGSGSGAGPGSGSGSGFDPGAGLPAGVTYEALEGSVPEALRVIGSRSRMLVMGSRGRGGFASLLLGSSSRAVASTAACPVVVVPHAERGARPDADAELSAGRVVVGLHAAETPDDVLTFAFTEAAVRGTTVQVVSAYAIPPSPNLVIDSPFAVIPPEGLADEGDGVPAEREMLRSQTERLAPLRERFPDVPVEQAAVPGDPAGRLVIASRAAALIVVGRHHPRRTAMSLAIGSVAHAVLHHAHGPVAVVPTLKDDA; encoded by the coding sequence CTGGAGTGGGCGCGGGCCGAGGCCGTCCGGCACGACTGCGGGCTGCTCGTCGCCCATGTACTGCCCGACCACGCCCAGTTGTACGCCGGGCGCCGGGCCTCCCTGCACGACGCCTCCGAACCGGAGGACATCCCCGACCCCGTACGCGAGTGGGTCCGGGCCCTGCTCGGCGGCGGACCCGGCTCGGGCTCGGGCTCCGGAGCAGGCCCCGGCTCGGGCTCGGGCTCCGGCTTCGACCCCGGCGCCGGGCTGCCCGCCGGGGTCACGTACGAGGCTCTGGAGGGCTCGGTGCCCGAGGCGCTGCGGGTGATCGGCTCCCGGTCCCGGATGCTGGTGATGGGCTCCCGGGGCCGCGGCGGCTTCGCCAGCCTGCTGCTCGGCTCCAGCAGCCGGGCCGTGGCCAGTACGGCCGCCTGCCCGGTCGTGGTGGTCCCGCACGCGGAGCGCGGCGCCCGCCCCGACGCCGACGCCGAGCTGTCGGCCGGGCGGGTGGTGGTCGGACTGCACGCCGCCGAGACGCCCGACGACGTACTGACCTTCGCGTTCACCGAAGCCGCCGTGCGGGGGACCACCGTCCAGGTGGTCTCCGCGTACGCCATCCCGCCCTCGCCGAACCTGGTGATCGACAGCCCCTTCGCGGTGATCCCGCCGGAGGGGCTGGCCGACGAGGGGGACGGCGTACCGGCCGAACGGGAGATGCTGCGCTCCCAGACGGAGCGGCTGGCCCCGCTGCGCGAGCGCTTTCCGGACGTCCCCGTCGAGCAGGCCGCGGTACCCGGGGACCCGGCCGGCCGGCTGGTCATCGCCTCCCGGGCGGCGGCGCTGATCGTGGTGGGCCGCCACCACCCGCGCCGCACCGCCATGTCCCTGGCGATCGGCTCGGTGGCCCATGCCGTGCTCCACCACGCGCACGGCCCGGTCGCCGTGGTCCCGACCCTCAAGGACGACGCCTGA